The following proteins come from a genomic window of Planctomycetia bacterium:
- a CDS encoding rod shape-determining protein, translated as ITTTPMSLLAHEKPPVPMSTAPTSSAPAGGRTAGPGPKSKTVLVGFDLGTNKSCVLAGPVTGTDITVSKVLPTVVGYVKDGIVDGIIAGNAQTLFGDDAVRNMLHVRLVAPVAEGNISDPAAARDFLQHLRTLVDPTGTAEIRAVIGMPANAGAQARDDIRRCAYGIFDRVLMIPEPFLSALGYRDDSRVSQPNYLDPVVNSLFIDIGGGTSDLCLVQGYFPTSKDQISIPFAGDAIDELLHNELDRVYPNNGLSRHKVREIKEAHGYVGPSRKPLEVKVIMAGKAHTIELGDTIARVCNTLIDKIYPALTTLIERASSDSVLTLLQNIIVTGGGSQLKGIDAVLQKKLTDDGYEAPKVKLAGQDYKRYVAMGALKAARSARENQWQVLIG; from the coding sequence CATCACCACCACACCCATGAGTCTGCTCGCCCACGAAAAACCACCCGTGCCAATGTCAACCGCTCCCACTTCCTCCGCTCCCGCGGGCGGGCGAACAGCCGGCCCCGGACCTAAATCGAAGACGGTTTTGGTCGGCTTCGATCTCGGCACGAATAAATCGTGCGTCTTGGCCGGTCCCGTCACCGGCACCGATATCACGGTGAGTAAAGTTCTGCCCACCGTCGTGGGTTACGTAAAGGACGGCATCGTCGACGGTATCATCGCCGGCAACGCCCAGACGCTCTTCGGAGACGATGCCGTGCGCAACATGCTCCATGTGCGGCTCGTCGCGCCCGTGGCCGAGGGCAATATCTCCGACCCGGCGGCGGCCCGCGATTTCCTGCAACACTTGCGCACGCTCGTCGATCCCACGGGCACCGCGGAAATCCGCGCCGTCATCGGCATGCCGGCGAACGCCGGCGCTCAAGCGCGCGACGACATCCGCCGTTGCGCCTACGGCATCTTCGATCGCGTGCTCATGATTCCGGAACCGTTCCTCTCCGCGCTCGGTTATCGTGACGACTCGCGCGTCTCGCAGCCGAACTACCTCGATCCCGTGGTAAACTCGCTGTTCATCGACATTGGCGGCGGCACGAGCGACCTGTGTCTGGTTCAAGGCTACTTCCCGACGAGCAAGGACCAGATCAGCATTCCCTTCGCGGGCGATGCCATCGATGAACTCCTGCACAACGAACTCGATCGCGTTTATCCCAACAACGGCCTCTCGCGTCACAAAGTCCGTGAAATCAAGGAAGCGCACGGCTACGTCGGACCTTCCCGGAAACCGCTGGAAGTGAAAGTCATCATGGCCGGCAAGGCGCATACGATCGAACTCGGCGACACGATTGCGCGCGTCTGCAATACGTTGATCGATAAAATCTATCCTGCGCTCACCACCCTCATCGAACGCGCTTCGTCGGATTCCGTGCTCACGCTCCTGCAAAACATCATTGTCACCGGCGGCGGCTCCCAACTCAAAGGAATCGACGCCGTGCTGCAGAAGAAGCTGACGGACGACGGCTACGAAGCGCCGAAGGTCAAACTCGCGGGCCAGGATTACAAGCGGTACGTGGCGATGGGCGCGCTCAAAGCCGCTCGTTCCGCCCGGGAGAATCAGTGGCAGGTGCTCATCGGCTAA
- the pheA gene encoding prephenate dehydratase, producing MDLGPIREKIDTLDKQLVELLNQRLALAAEIGKVKRSAGGQIYVAEREDAVMRKVTGQNTGPIRNEALRAIYREIMSAAIALEKPLLIAYLGPEATNTHAAALKKFGASVDYHGMATVSDIFTAVEKGETDYAVIPIENSTEGSVREALDSFVESDLKIVAQIYLEINHALISNSALEDIERVYSKDQALAQCRHWLQRHLPHAQLVDAPSTSRAVQLAQQEPGTAAIAGELAAEHYGVPVVERNIQDKADNTTRFFVIGRKASGPVGNGKDITSLLVSLGDEAASHSGALLKMLMPLAERGINLSKIESRPSKKRPWDYYFFLDVTGHYDDGSMKEALAELKKFCPVVKWLGSYPAVS from the coding sequence ATGGACCTCGGCCCTATCCGCGAAAAGATCGACACGCTGGACAAGCAGCTGGTCGAATTGCTCAACCAACGCCTCGCGCTCGCGGCTGAAATTGGGAAGGTGAAGCGCAGCGCCGGTGGTCAGATTTACGTCGCTGAGCGCGAAGACGCCGTGATGCGCAAGGTCACGGGCCAGAATACCGGGCCGATCCGCAACGAAGCGCTCCGGGCCATTTATCGCGAAATCATGTCGGCGGCGATCGCGTTGGAGAAGCCGCTGTTGATTGCCTACCTCGGACCCGAGGCGACTAACACGCACGCGGCCGCGCTGAAAAAGTTTGGCGCGAGTGTCGACTATCACGGGATGGCGACGGTGAGCGATATTTTCACGGCGGTGGAGAAGGGAGAGACGGATTACGCGGTGATCCCAATCGAAAATTCGACCGAAGGCTCCGTGCGCGAGGCGTTGGACAGCTTCGTGGAAAGCGATCTGAAGATTGTCGCGCAGATCTATCTCGAGATTAATCACGCGCTGATTTCGAACTCGGCGCTCGAGGATATTGAACGCGTGTACTCGAAGGATCAGGCGCTCGCGCAATGCCGCCACTGGTTACAGCGGCACTTGCCCCACGCGCAATTGGTTGACGCGCCGAGCACCTCGCGTGCGGTCCAGCTGGCGCAACAGGAACCCGGCACCGCCGCGATCGCGGGCGAGCTGGCGGCCGAGCACTACGGCGTGCCGGTGGTCGAGCGTAACATTCAGGACAAGGCGGACAACACCACCCGGTTTTTTGTCATCGGACGCAAAGCGTCGGGTCCCGTGGGTAATGGCAAGGACATCACGAGCCTACTGGTGTCGCTCGGCGATGAAGCCGCCTCGCATTCCGGCGCCTTGTTGAAGATGTTGATGCCGCTGGCTGAGCGCGGGATCAATCTGTCGAAGATCGAATCGCGCCCGAGCAAGAAGCGGCCGTGGGATTATTATTTCTTCCTCGATGTCACCGGTCATTACGACGACGGCTCGATGAAAGAGGCGCTGGCGGAGCTGAAGAAATTCTGCCCGGTGGTGAAGTGGCTCGGAAGTTACCCGGCGGTGAGTTGA
- the scpB gene encoding SMC-Scp complex subunit ScpB, giving the protein MAFNLKKVLKALLLSSSQPLAVKDVQGAFTRFHEQSHLLTDSEEPAAEDAPAPIAEAEVPTPISEAGIPAAASEPVEILLKPTAQDPELYADVPSLITATQIREAMDQIAGDLRLADEGLLLIEGNAGYRLVTHPRFARWVRILRQEPPPAKLSQSAIETLAVISYRQPVTRSEIETIRGVSAEAGVNKLLERELVYIVGRADSPGRPIQYGTTDQFLEFVGIKSLDELPASDVLSSRQIDEWLKTTSTTQTPTDTDMGLADEQLPLEANASQVDVSSETPPAVSSDVSDAGSEPAKN; this is encoded by the coding sequence ATGGCATTCAATCTGAAAAAGGTGCTCAAGGCACTCTTGCTGTCCTCAAGCCAGCCGCTCGCGGTCAAAGACGTCCAAGGGGCGTTTACGCGGTTCCACGAGCAGAGCCACCTGTTGACGGATAGCGAAGAGCCGGCCGCTGAAGACGCTCCGGCCCCGATCGCGGAGGCGGAAGTGCCCACCCCGATTTCCGAAGCCGGCATCCCGGCGGCAGCGTCGGAGCCTGTGGAGATTTTGCTGAAGCCGACAGCGCAGGATCCGGAGCTTTATGCCGACGTGCCCTCGCTGATCACGGCGACGCAGATTCGCGAGGCGATGGATCAGATTGCGGGGGATCTCCGCCTGGCGGACGAAGGGCTGCTGCTGATCGAGGGCAATGCGGGCTATCGACTGGTGACGCATCCGCGCTTTGCGCGTTGGGTCCGCATTCTCCGGCAGGAACCGCCGCCCGCGAAACTGAGCCAGTCGGCGATCGAGACCCTGGCGGTCATCTCCTATCGTCAACCCGTCACTCGGAGTGAGATTGAGACGATCCGCGGCGTTTCGGCCGAAGCGGGCGTTAATAAACTGCTCGAGCGCGAGCTGGTTTACATCGTCGGTCGGGCTGACTCTCCCGGGCGCCCCATTCAGTATGGGACGACCGACCAATTCCTCGAATTTGTCGGGATTAAGTCCCTCGACGAGTTGCCCGCCTCGGATGTTCTGTCCTCACGTCAGATTGACGAGTGGCTGAAGACGACATCGACCACGCAGACGCCCACCGACACCGACATGGGTCTCGCCGATGAGCAGCTTCCGCTTGAGGCGAACGCGAGCCAGGTCGATGTAAGCAGTGAGACTCCGCCCGCCGTATCATCCGACGTGAGCGACGCCGGCAGTGAACCCGCAAAAAACTGA